TTAGATCGATTTGGTTTTGGCAAAATCAGATTTGCCTATTTGCAGTTTGCATTTGCAAATTGCACAACTTGTCAGTCGTCCATTcaacttgttttcttcatttttttaattttttatttaaatggGTCCCACAAATTTCTcccttatttttaatttttcttcttcatttcaagtcTTGATCTCTGTTACGACCCAACTGAAGGatcgcgacgggcacccagtaccttacttaaccgagtaccgaCGTATCATATCTTTTTTATCATACTATCAGTGGTAACTGGGCCAACATGgtcacaactcgtaatgtataagtATAAGTGGGAAAGCAatgtatcaatgaaccatctttcttaaaacatgaatacatatgggccgtcaaagcctctgacatactgtacaaaacgaacctctatctacaaagcctctaagagtatttgacatcaaatgggataagGTATCGGCCTACACATAAGTCTATAGCAAAATtctgacatgatgactcatagactcagctgcactccgaatgaggtggagtcttactgatccttcgttgaatgctaacctcgtctattatgagggctcgtcaaactgattgtctatacctgcaaGCATGAATGCAACATCCAAAATAAAAGgatgtcaatacgaataatgtaccgagtatgtaaggcacataaataagtatataaaagatatgaaagaaacatgaagtaattgactcaacatgtatatctgaatagcTATGTGAATCATTTAATAATATAACGTCATGCACaagcgtataaatgtcataccatgcatgggtatatgtgtttataatatcatcaagcctctgagggcatcccatcatatcatctcggccactgtggacaaatcatcaacgtatactagctgatcaggtggtggtgcgtatataacaccgtaaccttttcccatatcctatatacatacatacacacacataccacacacacacacacacacacacacacacacacacatatatatatatatatatatatatgtatataacgtcatctggtcatggatcaatgtacatgtataaatgaatgtaatgcatgagaagtacgtcaataaaatctctcggaatgtcataagacgtctttgagtaatatcatgaagtaaactttatcaacttaagtgttttctgagacccatgaatagaagatttaataataatatacatggaaattcaagaacataggcacctctaatacttctatgaatagagtcatttatgaaagttgttcATTTGCTTGTTTCGTTTGTGTCCTATAGAACATGCCaaaaaaagaagggataaccttaacatacctgagtcgattctgtTGAAAATCCCTCTAATACACGTTAATTGCGACAAAACACATGACGGCAAGGTCGGAGTACGAAAAAAGCTGTATGGTATTCttaagaaagattgcaccgtactcccttataattgcaaaatctcacgttgctttGAATTGTTGAAGATCTTATGTTGCTTTATGTGATATATGCAGATGCATATTAGAATTCTCATTTTAGTTATGTTGCTATTCATGACTCTCTAAGTTTTAGATATCTTATATATGGATGTGGGCCCCACTTTATGTGGTGGCTTAACCACATACCCTTAATCCTTAGTCTTTGCCACATAATCCataatgacttaagagtcatatATCTTGGGATGGCTTGCTACcacatgggggggggggggttaatattatccattttctttaagtaatCACCCAACAATTTCTTAATTAACTAGCTAATCTCCCATTattcaataattaatcaattacctatataattaagaattatctcaacttacttaaaatactactcacttttaacataccttatactccttactatcatggtcatgtagtaccttgtatgacactaatccataaataccaagtattatagctcggaccgtattttatcccaaatcgacaatcttcaacgaaactcattttctttgattcgttcACCCTTTAACCTTCACGACACTTTAATTATCACATGTTATAAGTAGCATAAATtcttataacctcaaaaataatctcatccccaagtctacgtcgattaacttacgacgaaacgtTTACGTACAAAATGAGGGATATAACAACAAGgtgtaacatcgtcgtaatataatactgcggagcGCAATCTCAATATCTGAAAATCTTCAAATTTAAGAGGCTTTGTGAAGATATCTACAACTTGATTATGAGACTTCACATATTTGAGCTCGACTATTCCTTCTTGGCAATGCATTCTTTGATGAAATGGTACCTTGTGTCTATATGCTTGCTTCGATCATGATACACCGGATTCTTCGGGAGTGCCTGTGCAGATTTGTTGTCAATACAATCTCTGTAGCTTCAATTTATGGTAAATTAAGCTCCTTCAACAATCTTCTCGACCAAATAGCATGACACATATATGTTGTTGCTGCAACATATTCAGCTTAACAAGTCGAGATAGTAACTATGGATTGTTTCTTTGAACTTTAAGAAATAACAAAATCATCCAAGAAAAACACAAAACTAGTTGTGGTTTTTCTATCATCAATATCTCCCGCATAATCACTATCACTATATCCCATAAAGTTGAAAACactagaagaagaataaaatagcGCAAAGTCAAATGTACCTTTTAGGTTACGAAAAATTCTTCTAGCGACTTTCAAATGGTGGAGGTAAGAGCTTCCATGAAGTGACTTACTACTCCAACTGCCAAGAGTATATATCGTCTTGTACAAGTCAAGTACCTCAAACTTCCCACGAGACTTTTGAAAAATGTGGGATCCACTTTTTCTCCTTCATCAAACTTGGACAATTTTGTCCCACTCTCCATTGGTGTGTTCATGGGGTTGCAATCGATCATAAtgaacttcttcaatatctcTTTTGTATAGCTTTCTTGAGAGAAAAATTCCATCCCCCATCTGCTTTACTTCTAGGCCCAAGTAGTATGACATGAGCCCTACGTCCGTCATCTCGAACTCAGGAGACATATCTTTCTTAAAAGCTTCTAACAAACTCGGGTTATTACCcgttaaaataagataaaaacatAAATATCAACACACAAGATATCTCCATTAGTATGAACTGTAAGGTAAAGAGCTTATTCATGGAGATAACAAGTTAACCCATTATCTTGAAAATACTTGTCGATGCAACTATTCCATGCTCGTAGAGTTTGCTTCGATCCATATAAAGATTTCTTTAATCGCAATACTTTATCTTCATGATTTTTGACCATAAAGCCTAATGGTTGTtcaacatagacttcttcttcaagatagcCATTTAATAAGGCTGACTTGACGTCTAGTTGATGGATCTTCCACTTCATTTGTGCTGCCAAAGAGATCAATAAATGAATCATCTCCATGTGGGTAACAATtgcatagacttcttcatagtcaATGTCTTGTCTTTGCTTGTAGCTGTTAGTCACAAGTCGTGCCTTGTATTTCTCCAAATCTCCATCAGCgttcttttttattttgtataCCCATTTCATTCCAATTGCTCGTTAACCCTTGGGAAGAGTTGTTAACTCCAAGTGTTGTTCTTCTTTATTGACTCGATATCCTCTTCTATGGCTTAGCTTCATCAAAGTTCACTGGTTCACTATTAGCAAAGAcaatataaaaaatcaaaattagtaacttcttTTGTGCCATCATAGAGCTATTGAATGCTCCTCGTCATTTACGGTTGTTCATTTGAACTTTCTTGAGAAGAAGGAGATGCAACATTAGTTGGTGAAGAAGGTGGAGTTGCATCTTGCACATGTTACGCGGTCTCTAGTTCTTCTTCATCACCAAAATATtggaagaaaatcatatgaagtttcttCCAGAACTTCCCAATTCCATGccaattcttcatcaaattcaacatCACGACTCACCACCATCTTGCCGCTGCTTGGGTTGTATAACTTGTAGCCTTTTGAACTCATATCATACCAATAAACACATTCTTGTTACTTCGATCGTCAAGCTTCGCTCTCCCTTGTTGTGACGCATAAATTAAATGAAATAAAAAGACAAAGTAAGGAGTTCACCTCTTATCCTGCACCCATAAAACACTGCTAACTAatgaaaaatattaatttttgttGATCGTCTGTTTGTATAAAAAAAATATCATGGAGTATATGTATCTTGTacatatatgaattatttatatttatgttggTGGTATATACTTTcattttaatttagaattgacACTATGCAAATAACTACACAGGCTTCTTGGATGGTTAGGAAGATCATGATTGTGACGAAGCATCGGCAATAACTAGGTGACCATTCTATACTGATCTACAGGTGTAAATTCCAAACCTCAACTGATTATAAAAGACTGAGAGGAGGTGTTCCAATAGTAGATGGAAGCAACTAGTCTGCCAAAATGCAGCAGAACCGAAACAAGTCTtcactgtattgggaaaaatcaagTTAACATATGGAATTAATTATGTACTGACATGTCAAGACATGTGGATCAATGAAAGAATGACaactatcaaagaatatttaaAGAGACATGAGCCTTAATTGGTACGGGCGAAGATTCAAGAAAATAGGAAGGAACAGTTACTTGGATCTCTGGACAATTTGAAGAGACATCGGAGGAATGAACCTAGATAGCAAAAAGTACAGATACGTATTATCCGTAATTAATGAGTGTCGATTATGGAAAAAATTACGGAATCTTCACAAAACAATTACGATTATCAATTATAATGTTGTAATAATGCCATTAAATGCTCATTATGGCTCCattatgagaggaaagaaacgTAGTACTTAAAAAATaactataaaaggagagaaaTAACATTTGTAAAGGGACATAGAATATTATTGAAATACACTGATTTACTTTGCCTTTCTTACTTACTTAGCTATCGTTTAAGTCAGTTCTTTTATTTGTTccatatttgattatcagtaacccgagttcttctaaaattaagTTTTGACCTAAATCCTTATTTTATAGTtgaacaaattggttccgttaccgggaatctgacaATCTTTTACTTTCCAAATTAACTCTCTTGTCAAAACAATCATGTCGAATGTCAACGACAACAACCAACAAGATTTACAATACCAAGAAAATCAACAACGATAGGAAAATCAACAAGGTGATGGAACTCTAGTTCCATCGCCACGAAACTCTCCTCAGCAATCCCGAGGGGGGACTCCTGACGGATCTGAATCGAATACAAATGATCAGTTTGAAAATAACCAAGCTATTGATGAAGCTTTGAAAAAATTAATCGCCCAACAGGTCAGTAACACTCTTCAAGCTTTTGTTAACCAGCTTCCAGGTGTTGCACCACCAACACTAACTCCAAACAACAACACAGTGGAAAATCCTCGCTCAGGACTCTCTAACTCAGGCAGTGGAGGAACTCCGAACGAAACTCGTGATGGAGGCTCAGGTAACCcagtcaattctgatttacagaatttagtactaaccttgcagaaacagctcaaggagcagagCGATCACATAGAATAGATACCTGGAGTGCCACCTATAATCAAGGGAATAAATATAGACAAATACtctcaacaaccttggaagccaagtgccgcTCCTTTACCAATTCCAAGGAAATTCAAGATGctcgatattccaaaatatgatggaacaactgatccacggGATCACGTAACCGTATTTAAAActggcgtaaaaggcaacgatttgaccaaacaagaaactgaATCAGTACTAGTCAAAAAGTTCAGAGAAATGCTCACGAatggagcattaacatggtattctcttttacccaaaaattctatatattcttttgctgagcttgcatattcatttatcaaagcacactcgggagctcaaaaaattgaaaaagaatggaagacattttcaaaacaaaacaaggAGATACAAAGTTGCTTAGGGAATTTGTAGACGGGTTCCAGCGTGAGAGGATGGTGTTGCCACGTGTACCTGATAATTGAGAGGCTATGGCCTTTGCCAGTAATTTAAACGAAAAAAGCTCAGAAGCCATGATGAGACTTAAGGAAAGTTTACAAGAATTTCCAGCAACttcttggaatgatgtttataacaaaTACATCACAAAACTACGGATAGAAGAAAATACCATCATTCAGTCTCAAAAAGATGAAAGGGTGAGCTCAAGATGAGCTTAAACCGAAAAAAGGTTCAgctaaaataggtacgagccttacatgggaccAGTAGGAAGAGACTTGTGTTGTAAACAGGAAAACCCAATGTACGATCACAGATTAAGAGATAAAGAATTAGGTTGATCATCAAGGTTCAGAAAAGAACGAAACATGCGAGAGACACGAGATGATGACAAGAGCTCAAAGGCAAAGATCGGCGGTTACAGTTTTAATATTAGCACCTCCGAGTTGGTAGCTGTTTTAAGGTGCATGGGAgacaaggtacggtggccaaaggaaatgagatcaaacccAAACAGGAAAAATCCTGATTTTGGCATGAGTTTCACAACGATCATGGTCACAAAATGGCGGATTGCAGATTGCTGCAAGATAAAGTAGaatatttattaaaacaaggatatttAACTGAATTATTTATTGAAAAGGGAAACCAGgcatatatgaagaataggcaggagaAGTGGAGGAGAAGAGATCAATGGCATAACATATATGGCATCGAGGAAGGTGTCAAAAATAAAAGTTACACACGGGAAACGAGTTTGACAGGTTTTGGAAGAATATagtattacatttgatgatgctGATGCAGATGGCGTGCTAACCCCGCATAATGatacactggtaatatctttacttgtacacgACACttatgtaaaacgagttttgattgatccaggtagtttcgTGAATATCATTCTGTTAAGAGTGGTAATCGAGATGCAAGCCAATGATAAGATGATACCTAAGGCACACACCTTGTCTGGCTTTGACAGCTCGAGCGTCGTAACAATAGGGGAGATAATACTGATGACATTCGCAGAAGAAGTGGTCAAAGATACGAAGTTTCATATGGTAGAAATGGATATagcttacaatatgattcttgacagaccatggattcacgaaaCGGACAATGTTCCATctaccttgcatcaagttatcatGTTTCCATCACAATAGGGGATACGACAAATCCGTAGTGACCAACAAGCTTCACGAAACATTAATTCTGTGGCATATTCAAACATAAAAAGTGAcgaaaaatagcaatcacagaactCAGTTGAGGACGCAGCAACACGAACCTCAATTGAAGGTgggcaaacagatgtagattCGAGGCCCGATactattcaagaaccagaagaaaatgaaaatatcaaaacaacaatcgaGGAACTAGAAGCTGTGGTTCAATTTGTACATTGGCCAGACAGAAAAGTCTACATTGGAACCAACCTCAACCCAGAAATAAAatgtaagttgattgaatttttaaaggctaacgcagattattttgcttggtcccattcagATATGATAGGTATACCACCGAAGGTTATAACCCGCAAATTAAATAAAGATCCATCATACcaacctgtcaaacaaaagaaaaggaagcaaggctccttcaagaaccaggtgattcaagatgaggtgaaaatatttttaaaaatcagatcaatccgcgaggtaaagtatccagattggttggctaatactattgtagtacctaaaaagaatggtaagtggcgagtttgtgtagattatactgatctgaataaagcttgccctaaagattcttttccattaacACACATAGATTAACTAATTGATGCTACCGCAAGGcatgaattgttaagtttttagatgcctattcaggatataatcagattaaaatggatcctctagatgaagaaaaaacttccttcATCACAGACAAGAGGACTTACTGTTACAAAGTCATGTTGTTCGGTTTAAAAAATGTTGGGGCCACATACCAAAGGatagtcaccaaaatgttccaacaACACCTAGGAAAAACCATGGAAGTGTATATAGATAATATGTTGGTCAAATCACAGCAAGCAGGGGGAACATATTCAACACTTGActgatacatttcagattcttcgcaaatttaacatgaagttaaatcctgagaaatgtgcatttggcgtctCATCAAATAAGTTCTTGggatttcttgtttctaaccgtgacATTGAAGTAAATTCTGCGCAGATTAAAGCTATTGAAGAAATTCCGGATATACTCACGAGCAAAAAAGAAGTACAAAGGTTGACAGGAAGAATAACAGCCTTGGGCAGGTTTATTTCCAAGTCATCAAAAAATTGCTTCAAATCTTTTCAACCTTAAAAAAGCAAAACCAATTCAAATAGTCTAAAGAATGTCAACAAGCATTCAAAAATATAATGACGTACCTATCAAATCCACCATTGTTAGCCAAACCAAAAGATGGGGAGAAATTTCTAGTCTATCTTGCAGTTTCAGAAGTTGCAGTAAGTGTTGTATTAGTTCGAGAAGTCCAAGGTAAACAATCATTGATTTATTATGTTATAAAATCTTTGCTAGATGCTGAGATTCGATATTCTCATTTAGAGAAACTTGCATTAGCTTTAATTATGGCATCTaggaaattaagaccttatttccAATGTCATCATATTTCTGTGGTAACCTCCTACcccttatgtaatatattgtaTAAATAAGAGTTATCGGGTAGGTTAGCCAAGTGggtatagaactaagtgaatatgacattacatatcaacctagaactgcaataaagtcacaggttttagcagatttcgtggcagattttagccaagggatacTGTTGGAAGCAGAAAAAGAACTACAGGCATTTAACAGATCTAATTCGGGTACATGGAACTTATTTACTAACGGTTTATCAAATGTTAAAGGAGCAGGACTGGGCATTGTCCTGGTACCACCTGTGGGTGAAACCATATGACAAGCAATAAAGTGTCATCCAATCACTAATaatgaggcagaatatgaagctgtgattgtagGACTGGAATTGGCACGAGAGCTCAGAATAAAGCAGGTCgtaatcaaaagcgattcgcaGCTCCTGGTTAACCAAATGCAGGGGACTTATACAACTAGAgaagcaaggatgcaacaataccTCGAAAAGGCACAAGATTTGGTCAGGAAATTTCAAACTTGGAAAGTCATGCAGATACCAAGGGAAGAAAATGCCGAGGCAGACGCTCTAGCTAACCTTGCATCCGCTGCGGAagtaacaaatgaagaaaatgcttctatgatacatttgtttcattcagtgctCGACCAAGACAAAACGAGGTAAATTACAATAATCTAACTTGGGATTAGAGAAACGAGATTGTtaattttttgcagtatggaatacTACCTGAAGACAAGAAAAAGGCTCAAGAACTTCACTAAAAAGTTGCTCGTTACTGTTTAAATCAAGGCAATCTatatcgaaaaatgttcggtggacCTCTAGCAAGATGTCTCGAGCATTCTCAAATGGCATACGTGATGAGAaaaatacacgagggacattgtggaaatcatgcTGGAGGAAGACATAGAaaactttgtggcaaaatgtgacaagtgccaaagacaTAGTAATAATATGCATCGACCAGCTGAATTATTACATCCGGTcgttgcaccatggccttttatgaagtAGGGATGGATATTGTAGGTCTATTACCATAAGGCAAAGGCAAGATAAGATTTTTGTTAGTACtcactgactattttactaagtgggtagaagcgGGAGCTTTCAAACAGGTGTGAGAAAAAGAGGTCAGAGACTTCATCTAGcgaaacatcatatgccgattcggggtgccaaaggaaatcgtatgtgataatggacCGCAATTTATAGTTGCACAAATCACAAAATTTCTCCAAAgatggcaaattaaaaggattacctcAACACCGTACCAACCGGTGGGTAATAgacaagctgaatcaacaaataaagtcattatcaacaacttgaagaaaagaCTGGAAGAATCTAAAGGAAGTTGGCCAGAGGTACTACTTGGAGTCTTGTAGGCTTACCGAACAACAGTAAAAACAAGTACGGGAGAAACATCATTTTCACTTGTATACGGggctgaagccttaattccagttgagataggggaaccacGTACGAGATATACTCAAGCTACTGATGAATCGAATGGAGAAGTGATGCGGGTAAACCTGGATTTACTTGAAGAAAGGAGGGAAACTGCATTAATAAGGATGGCAACATAAATACAAGTTATTGAGCAGTATTATACATGGAAAGCTCGTCTCAGATACTTTAAAATTAGGGACTATgtactcaagaaagttttccAATCCACGAGGGCAGCCAACgcaggaaagttgagtccaaatTGGGAAGGGACTTACAAGATTCATGGTATCGCaagaaaaggagcatacgagcttgAAACATTGGATGGAAATATTCTACCTTCAAATTGGAATGCTGTTCATCTAAAGAGATACTACTTCTAAGAAAAGGAAATACCAATAGTCAGGTATCCCCACTCacgatttttatttttgaattattaaaattttactaactattttagatgataggcaaaaagctagcccgCACTAAATGATGAATTACCACCTGAAAGACATGTGGAAAGAACATAATTCctggtctagggttacaactattctgatggAAATTTAAATCGATTAAGCATTCTTCATCTACAatcgtacctccgagtcccgtatgtttttccttttcaggaaaaggaccgcatggaaggaataatcaagtgctcgagatttcatacttcaaagctcaaacacttgggggactatataatatacatatatcaTATGTATAAGGAAGGCAAAGAAGGCTGAAACAAGTAAATTTCAAGTCAAGCCTAAAGTCTACTCAATAAATCAAGTTCAGAACAAAGTCATGAGCTAAAAATGCAAGCCTGATCCAAAAACCTGTGAAGAATACACTCGTGGATACGAATTTAAAAATCACGAATGTTTAGGTTAAAGATAGTATTTAGCCATGGGTCATAAAGAAACCcttagattttcttttttgtAAATCTGTTGGAAAGAAAACAATTACGGAAGagtaatagaagatatttaaatacatgtaagatgttatttaaacttgacaaagtttgAATGAAAACTTTGTTATTCCAAGAAACATAGATAGAAGATATCAAAGTTATTCCAAGAAACATATGTGTTCTTATTTCTCCTTTCATAagtttacaccattatgaagttgagacgtcttcttcattaagtgtcgtatataaaagtgccctcttttataattcatgtTTGATTAAAAAATTCATGAAGTTAATTAAGCATTTTTAAAAGTGCAAAAAGTCAAAAGGGTAAGGCAAAACCCCACGTATTAAAAAGCAAGACCTTAGACTTATAAAAAAGCAAGGCAAATTACTAAAAGAGTATAATAGAAACTCGAGAGAATTAAgttaaaatgaaaattttataatattaagtaaaaaataagtatgaacttagtcataaactgaTTGTTATTCTAAAAGCCCCGAAAAGACCTGGGGACATACTGTTATCAAAAACATAACCCCCAAATGGGACCAGGGGTAATACCACCACACATTCCACCAAAAAAAGGAGTCAAACTTCACAAATAAACTTTTACTATGGAGCAAGTTCAGAAGAAGAGTTCAAGGTATCATCAGCAACAGAAGGCTTGATTTGGTCTGAATGAGCTAGGACATCCACCGCACCAGGATCAACTTCAACATTTTCGGGAGTATCAGCCATAGGTGAAGAAAAGCTTTGGCTTTGCTGAATTTTTTCTATTGTTTCCTTAATCTTGGCTAACTCAGCATCCAATTTAAAACCTTCCTGGC
The Nicotiana sylvestris chromosome 11, ASM39365v2, whole genome shotgun sequence DNA segment above includes these coding regions:
- the LOC104231504 gene encoding uncharacterized protein, which gives rise to MRETRDDDKSSKAKIGGYSFNISTSELVAVLRCMGDKVLEEYSITFDDADADGVLTPHNDTLVISLLVHDTYVKRVLIDPGSFVNIILLRVVIEMQANDKMIPKAHTLSGFDSSSVVTIGEIILMTFAEEVVKDTKFHMVEMDIAYNMILDRPWIHETDNVPSTLHQVIMFPSQ